The DNA window GGCCACATCGGTCACTTCCTCGTGCAGGATCAGCACGTCCTCGATCTCGCGCGGGTAGATGTTGACCCCGCCCGCGATGATCGTGAAGTCACGCCGGTCGCTCAGATATAGATAGCCATCGGCGTCCAACTCGCCTACGTCGCCCAGTGTGCGCCAGCCGGGATGTGCCGGATGTGCCACGGCCGCAGTGCGTTCCGGGTCGTTGTGATAACTGAAGTCCGCGCCGGCCGCCTCGAAATATACGGTCCCGATCTCCTCGGCGGGCAGTTCCGCGCCGGCCTCGTCGCAGATGTGGACGACACACCCCTGCGGTCGTCCGACCGAGCCGGGGTGGTCCAGCCATTCCGCGCTCGATAGTGCCGTCGTGCCGAAATTCTCTGTACCGCTGTAATACTCGATGATGATCGGGCCCCACCAGTCGATCATTCGAGACTTGATGTCGGTCGGGCACGGCGCGGCGGCGTGTACGGCTACCCGCATGCTGGACAGGTCGTAATGAGACCTGCTGGCCGCGGGCAGCTTCAGCATGCGCACGAACATGGTGGGCACCCACTGACTTGTCGTCACGGCGAACTGTTCGATCGCGTGCAACGCCGCTTCGGCTTCGAACTTCGCCATCATCACCACCGTACCGCCGGTGCATTGGACCAGGCACGAAACGCGCAGTGGGGCAGCGTGGTAGAGCGGTGCGGGGGAGAGGAACACCGTTGTGTCGTCGAAGCCGAACAGGGCGCGGCTCATCGGCAGCAGCGCGGCATCGCCTTCGGCGGCCGGGTGTTCCGGGAGCGGGTAGCGAATGCCCTTCGGCCGTCCGGTGGTGCCGGAACTGTAGAGCATGAAGGTGCCGCGAACCTCGTCTTCGAGTGGTCCGCCGGAGTACTGCGCGACGGCTTCGTCGAGTGATTCGTAGGAAGCGCTGCTGCCGTCCAACATGAGACGTCGGCCGACGCCGGGTGTGAGCGCGACGATCTCTTCGGCGACCTCGGCCAGCGCGCTGGTGGCGATGACCACTTTCGTGTCACTGTCGTTGACCAGATAGGCGACCTCGGGGGCCGTCAGATGCGAGTTGACGGGCGTGACGTATAGGCCCGTGTTCAACCCCGCCCACACCAGTTCGAAGTAACGGAGATGGTTCTCGGCGAGGATGGCGTAGTGGTCGCCGGGCCGCAAACCGATGTCACGGAGCAACCGGGCCAGGCGATTGGCTCCCGCGACGAGCTCGCGGTAGGTCTGCCGTTGTCCGGTGCCCGCGTTGATCACCGCGGGTTTGTCCGGTGCCGATTCGGCGAAATGAGCTGGGTACACAGAAACCTCCGCAGTGGTTCGACGAGAAGCTGAACGGCATCAGGATCCGGCCATGCTGTGCACCCAACTCGCGGCATATCCGAAGAATTCGCTGCCATTGAGGGCAAGGTTCATCGAATGGCCTGCTCCGGGTAGGACATAGGTCGCCAGTGCCGCCTTGGGGAAGAACGGGCGTTCGGAGCCGTACAGGGCATCCGCGCTGGAGCAGTCGGTCAGTGAACCGCCCCCGCCTTGTCCACAGAAGACCTTGTCCGCGGTGCCGTTCGCGATGAGCACCGGTACGGCGATATCGAAGGTAGTCGGAATAAACACCGGGATTGTCGCGAGTATGCCGATCGTCCCCGCGACGCGCGTCGCCTCATCGGCGGCGACGACCTGCGGATCGGAGTCGCCCGGGGCGTGGAAGGCACGTTCGCGGGCGCCGGGAACGCTGAGATAGCTGATGTCGCCCGTCGGCACCGAATCAGCGGTCGTGGGATCATCCAAGGCCGGTCGCGCCGCGCCGACGATCACCGCGATACCGCCGGGGCCAGGGGCGTGCGAAGCGCCGCTGATCAACAGTCCGTCCACGTCGTGATACGTGCCTGCCTCCAGCATGGCGGTCAATGACCCGAACGAGTGACCCACCAGCGCCACCTTCGACCACGTGCGGCCGAGGCCGCCGTTGCGGACGGCTTGGATGGCCTCGTGCACGGCCTGTGCCGCGGAGGGCGCGGAGACCTGCCAGCCGACCGGCATCGAGCTCTTGCCGACTCCGATGGGATCGATCGCGAGCGTCGCCTGGCCGGCCCGTGCCGCGTGCGCCGTATACGAATAGCGGCCGTCGAATCCAGGGAAGTCCCAGTACGAGCGGTCGTAGGTCGCACCGGGGACCAGGATCTGCAACACCGATTCAGGATTGGCTGGCAGACAATATGTTCCGGCGATGGATGAGGATTTCTCACCGCCCGGTGTCAACGCCACCGGAATCGAGACTTCCGTGCATTGCGGGCCCGCGGGCGGGGCTCCAGTCGCTGGCACGGGAATCCCAGCGAAAGCCATCGCGGTGATGATGGCCGACCAGTACCCCATTCGGCGAGGAAACATCGTTGTCCGTCCTCTCAGTAATCTACTCAGTCGGGGAGGCTAGCAGGGAAGAGATAAATGAGATGCCTAATTGGCCTATTTAAATCCCGCCGCACCCGTGGGTCCTCGCTGTACTGCGATCGGTCGAGTACGCAGCGCCCGTCATCCGGTGCGGTGGCAACGGCACGGCGGGTAGTAGGGGAGTTCACCGGCGGCGCGGCTCGTGGGCGTCCGCGCGAATCATGCGGCTGTTGGGAGGGCTCGCTCAGTTCATCGCGGACAGCGGTGCCGGTGCACCGGCACCGCGCGGCGGGCAAGCGTCGTTCGCGATGGCGCCTGGATAGCCGCGGTGATCGAACGGATCGGCCGGTTTCGGATCGGCGGCAGCTAGATCATACAATAATATAGCTAATTATCCTGTTGTGACCTGAGTGGAAGGAGTCGTCGGTGGCGACTTTGGCGGGTAAGACATTGATCATGTCGGGGGGCAGCCGGGGAATCGGTGAAGCCATCGCGCTGCGGGCCGCGCGCGACGGGGCGAACATCGCCCTGCTGGCCAAGACCACGCAACCGCATCCGAAGTTGCCCGGGACCATCTACACCGCGGCGGCGGCGATCGAGGCCGCCGGCGGCAAGGCCCTGCCGATCGTCTGTGACGTCCGTGACGACGACACTGTCGCCGCGGCCGTGGCCGCGACGGTGGAACAGTTCGGCGGGATCGACATCGTGGTGAACAACGCCAGCGCGATTGATCTGACGCCGACCGACGCGGTCGAGATGAAGCGCTACGACCTGATGCAGGACATCAACGCGCGTGGCTCGTTCCTGCTGTCCAAGTTGGCGATTCCGGCGCTGCGGAAAGCGGCCAACCCGCACATTCTCACCCTGTCCCCGCCGATCCGGCTCGAGCCGAAATGGTTCGAGTCCGGGCATCTGGCCTACAGCATCGCCAAGTACTCGATGAGCCTGGTGACGGTGGGGCTGGCCGCGGAACTGAAGAAGGACGGTATCGCGGCGAATTCGCTGTGGCCGCGCACCGCCGTGGCGACCGCCGCGATCCGCAACATCCTGGGTGGGGATGTGGAGCAGCGCAGCCGCAAGCCGGCGATCATGGCCGACGCGGCCCACACGATCCTGGTCAAGCCGAGCCGCGAGGTCACCGGCAACTTCTTCATCGACGACGAAGTCCTTGTCGCCGAGGGCATTACCGATCTGTCGGACTATCGACTGGCCGCGCGTGAGGAGGACCTCGAGCTGGACTTTT is part of the Nocardia sp. NBC_00565 genome and encodes:
- a CDS encoding AMP-binding protein gives rise to the protein MYPAHFAESAPDKPAVINAGTGQRQTYRELVAGANRLARLLRDIGLRPGDHYAILAENHLRYFELVWAGLNTGLYVTPVNSHLTAPEVAYLVNDSDTKVVIATSALAEVAEEIVALTPGVGRRLMLDGSSASYESLDEAVAQYSGGPLEDEVRGTFMLYSSGTTGRPKGIRYPLPEHPAAEGDAALLPMSRALFGFDDTTVFLSPAPLYHAAPLRVSCLVQCTGGTVVMMAKFEAEAALHAIEQFAVTTSQWVPTMFVRMLKLPAASRSHYDLSSMRVAVHAAAPCPTDIKSRMIDWWGPIIIEYYSGTENFGTTALSSAEWLDHPGSVGRPQGCVVHICDEAGAELPAEEIGTVYFEAAGADFSYHNDPERTAAVAHPAHPGWRTLGDVGELDADGYLYLSDRRDFTIIAGGVNIYPREIEDVLILHEEVTDVAVFGVPDPDLGEQVKAVVQPAHWADAGPELAQRLLAYCKTAMAPYKWPRSIDFTRELPRQDNGKLYKKLLRDPYWSPASTANRTS
- a CDS encoding alpha/beta hydrolase is translated as MLQILVPGATYDRSYWDFPGFDGRYSYTAHAARAGQATLAIDPIGVGKSSMPVGWQVSAPSAAQAVHEAIQAVRNGGLGRTWSKVALVGHSFGSLTAMLEAGTYHDVDGLLISGASHAPGPGGIAVIVGAARPALDDPTTADSVPTGDISYLSVPGARERAFHAPGDSDPQVVAADEATRVAGTIGILATIPVFIPTTFDIAVPVLIANGTADKVFCGQGGGGSLTDCSSADALYGSERPFFPKAALATYVLPGAGHSMNLALNGSEFFGYAASWVHSMAGS
- a CDS encoding SDR family oxidoreductase, encoding MATLAGKTLIMSGGSRGIGEAIALRAARDGANIALLAKTTQPHPKLPGTIYTAAAAIEAAGGKALPIVCDVRDDDTVAAAVAATVEQFGGIDIVVNNASAIDLTPTDAVEMKRYDLMQDINARGSFLLSKLAIPALRKAANPHILTLSPPIRLEPKWFESGHLAYSIAKYSMSLVTVGLAAELKKDGIAANSLWPRTAVATAAIRNILGGDVEQRSRKPAIMADAAHTILVKPSREVTGNFFIDDEVLVAEGITDLSDYRLAAREEDLELDFWIDGLLPAPTGTV